The Longimicrobiaceae bacterium genome has a window encoding:
- a CDS encoding IS630 family transposase, with the protein WLVKRPRYHIHFTPTSASWLNLVEVWFALLTSKQLKRGVHPSIDALGQAIHRYVGATNEHPKPFVWTKTADEILQSVARFCHRISNSDH; encoded by the coding sequence ACTGGCTGGTCAAGCGCCCGCGCTACCACATCCACTTCACTCCGACCTCCGCATCCTGGCTCAACCTGGTCGAAGTCTGGTTCGCGCTCCTGACGTCCAAGCAGCTCAAGCGCGGGGTTCACCCCAGCATCGATGCCTTGGGGCAAGCGATTCATCGCTACGTCGGCGCCACGAACGAACACCCCAAGCCGTTCGTCTGGACCAAGACCGCCGACGAGATTCTCCAAAGTGTTGCCCGCTTCTGCCACAGAATCTCTAACTCAGACCACTAG